In bacterium, the genomic stretch GGGCGAGGCGACGCTCGGGGGCCCGGGCCGCCTCGGCGGTGATCTCGCGCACCTCGGCCATGGGCAACAGCGTGAGCTGCGCCAGCAGGCGTCCCACATCGGCGTCGTCGGTGCGAAGCAGGTACTGGTGCAGGTCGAAGGGCAACGAACGATCGCTGTCCAGCCAGACGGTCCCCTCGGCGGTCTTGCCGAACTTCTGTCCGTCGGAGCGGGTCAGCAGCGGCCAGGTGAGGCCGTGCACCACCGAGCCCGAGCGGCGGCGAATGAGGTCGATGCCCGCCACGATGTTGCCCCACTGGTCCGAACCGCCCACCTGCAGACGGCAGCCGTGATGGGTGTGCAACCACCAGAAATCGAAGGCCTGCAGCAGCATGTAGCTGAACTCGGTGTAGGAGATGCCCTGGGTGCTGCCGAGCCGGCTGCGCACCGACTCGCGGGCGAGCATCTGGCTGACGGTCACGTGCTTGCCGACGTCGCGCAGGAACTCGATGACGCCCACCGGCGCAGTCCAATCGTGGTTGTTGACGACGTCGGCCTCGGCCACGCCGGCGAAGCGGGCGTACTGGCGCCGGATGCTCGTCACGTTCGACTCCAGGGTCTCGGCGTCCAGCAGGTTGCGCTCGTCGGAGCGGCCGCTGGGATCGCCGACCATGCCCGTGGCGCCGCCCACCAGCGCCAGAGGTCGGTGCCCGGCCTCGGCGAACCGTCGCAGCACCAGCACGCCGATCAGATTGCCGAGGTGCAGGCTGCTGGCCGACGGGTCGATACCCAGGTACAGCACCGCAGGGGGCTCGTCCAGCAGTGCCCGCAGCGTCTGCCGGTCGGTGGTGTCCTGGACGAGGCCCCGTTCGCCGAGGTCCTCCAGCACCCCCGCACCACTCCCCGTCGTCTGCGTGCTCATGCCACTCGCCGTTCCATCGTGTCCTGCTGCCGTATCGGTGCCCGCGGTCGCGCACCGGGCACGTCCTCCCGAGTCTGCCGCACCGACGGCGCCGAGCGGCGTTGCCGTGGCGCGCCGGGCGCGCTCTCGTAGGCTCTGAACGTCGCCGTGACTGCCATTCTCGCACGCCGCCGCGCCGTCCTGGGGCTGGTTCCGGTGGCCCTCGCCGTGGCCCTGGTCGCCGTGTCGTGCACCTACCAGACCCGCGACCTGCGGGTGTCGCTTCCCACCACGGCGCAGTCCTCGTTCATCTACGACGGCGACGGCCGGCTCATCACCACGTTCCGTGGCGAGCAGCACCGGCGGAACCTGGAGACCATCGACGAGGTGCCGCGGATCCTGCAGGACGCCGTGGTGGCCATCGAGGACGAGCGGTTCTGGCAGCACCAGGGAGTGGACGTGCGGGCCCTGCTGCGGGCGGCTCGCTCGAACATCTCCGTCGACGGGGTGCTCCAGGGTGGCTCCACGATCACCCAGCAGTACGTGGGGCGGGCCTTCCTGGATCGCACCGAGATCACTGCCAGCCGCAAGATCTCCGAGATCGCCCTGGCGCTGCAGTTGGAGCGCGCCTACTCCAAGGAATTCATCCTCCTGCAGTACCTCAACACGGTGAACTTCGGCGAGGGCGCCTACGGCGTGCTGACCGCCGCCCGGGAGTACTTCGACAAGGATCTCGACGAGCTGACCTTGGCCGAGGCCGCGCTGCTGGCCGGACTCATCCAGGCGCCTTCGGCCCGCAACCCCTACGAGAACAGGGAGTCGGCCGTCCAACGCCGCGAGGCGGTGCTGGAGCGGATGCTCGCCAACGACTGGATCAGCGAGCGGGAGTTCGAGCAGGCGCGCACCGAGCCGCTGCGGCTGGCGCCCCGGGTTGCGACCCTCGAGGAGACCTACGAGTACGGGTATTTCGTGGAGGAGGTGAGGCAGTGGATCCTCACCGATCCCCGCTTCGGCCCCACGCCTGACGAGCGGGTGCGGTTGCTGTTCGAAGGGGGCCTGCACATCCACACCACGCTGCGGCCCGACGTGCAGCACGCCGCCGAGAGCGCCTTGACGACGATCCTGCCGTGGGAGGGCGGCCCGTCGGCGGCGATCGTGGTCATCCGCAACGACACCGGGCACGTGGAGGCCATGGTCGGCGGGCGGGACTTCTTCGGCGACACTGCGTCCGCCCGGTTCAACCTGGCCACCCAGGGCGGCCGCCAGGCAGGCTCGGGGTTCAAGCCGTTCGTGCTGGCCGCCGCCTTGGAGCAGGGAATCCAGATGAGCGCCCTGTACCCGGCCCCCAGCGAGATCGAACTGCCGATCCCCGGCCTGGAGGAGACCTGGGAGGTGTCCAACTTCTCCGCGACCGGCGCCGGCGGGCTGATGACGCTGCGCGAGGCGCTGGTGCGGTCGATCAACACGGTCTACGCCCAGCTCATGGAGGACGTAACGCCGGAGGCCGGCGTCGCCATGGCGCAGCGACTGGGGGTGGCCTCACCGCTGCAGCCCGTGCTGGCCGCTGTGCTGGGCAGCGAGGACGTGACGGTGCTGGACATGGCCGCGGCCTACTCCACGTTCGCCCGGCGGGGGATCTACATTCCCCCCACGATGGTGACCCGCGTGAGTGGCCTGGACGGCACCGTGCTGTACGAGCACGAGCCCAACTCCACGCGGGTGCTGGACAGCCGGATCGCCGATGAGATGACCGACCTGATGACAGAGGTCGTGGCGGCGGGGACCGGCAGCCGGGCCGCCGTGGAGGGCCGGCAGGTGGCCGGCAAGACGGGCACGGCGGAGAACTTCGTGGACGCCGGGTTCACCGGCTACACGCCGCAATACACCACCGCGGTGTGGGTGGGTTTCCCGGATGCGCAGATCCCCATGGAGCCGCCCACGACCGAACGCGACGTGACCGGTGGCTCGTATCCCGCGGAGATCTTCCAGCTGGTGATGGCCGCCGTCCACGAGGGCCTGCGGGCGGAGTCCTTCCCCGCCAGCGTGCCGACGACGACCACCACGCAGTACCCGCCGGTGGTGGAGGTGCCGTCGGTGATCGACCTGCCGCTGGAGGAGGCCACCGACGCCATCGAGGAGGCCTACCTCGACGTGCGGGTGTCGGAGGTCGTGCGGGACGACGTGGCACCCGGCACCGTCGTGAACCAGATTCCCCGCGCCACGGAGTTGGCCAGCGGCGCCAGCGCGGTGATCATCGAGGTGGCGGTGGAGCCGCCCGAACCCGACCCGGCGGACCTCGAGGCGGTCGAGTTGCCGGAGGAGACGGACGGCGGCCCCGGTGCGCAGGACGG encodes the following:
- a CDS encoding transglycosylase domain-containing protein, whose amino-acid sequence is MTAILARRRAVLGLVPVALAVALVAVSCTYQTRDLRVSLPTTAQSSFIYDGDGRLITTFRGEQHRRNLETIDEVPRILQDAVVAIEDERFWQHQGVDVRALLRAARSNISVDGVLQGGSTITQQYVGRAFLDRTEITASRKISEIALALQLERAYSKEFILLQYLNTVNFGEGAYGVLTAAREYFDKDLDELTLAEAALLAGLIQAPSARNPYENRESAVQRREAVLERMLANDWISEREFEQARTEPLRLAPRVATLEETYEYGYFVEEVRQWILTDPRFGPTPDERVRLLFEGGLHIHTTLRPDVQHAAESALTTILPWEGGPSAAIVVIRNDTGHVEAMVGGRDFFGDTASARFNLATQGGRQAGSGFKPFVLAAALEQGIQMSALYPAPSEIELPIPGLEETWEVSNFSATGAGGLMTLREALVRSINTVYAQLMEDVTPEAGVAMAQRLGVASPLQPVLAAVLGSEDVTVLDMAAAYSTFARRGIYIPPTMVTRVSGLDGTVLYEHEPNSTRVLDSRIADEMTDLMTEVVAAGTGSRAAVEGRQVAGKTGTAENFVDAGFTGYTPQYTTAVWVGFPDAQIPMEPPTTERDVTGGSYPAEIFQLVMAAVHEGLRAESFPASVPTTTTTQYPPVVEVPSVIDLPLEEATDAIEEAYLDVRVSEVVRDDVAPGTVVNQIPRATELASGASAVIIEVAVEPPEPDPADLEAVELPEETDGGPGAQDGEELEAEGGGGQPGDDGQSDGGGTGQAGGGR
- the tyrS gene encoding tyrosine--tRNA ligase; this encodes MSTQTTGSGAGVLEDLGERGLVQDTTDRQTLRALLDEPPAVLYLGIDPSASSLHLGNLIGVLVLRRFAEAGHRPLALVGGATGMVGDPSGRSDERNLLDAETLESNVTSIRRQYARFAGVAEADVVNNHDWTAPVGVIEFLRDVGKHVTVSQMLARESVRSRLGSTQGISYTEFSYMLLQAFDFWWLHTHHGCRLQVGGSDQWGNIVAGIDLIRRRSGSVVHGLTWPLLTRSDGQKFGKTAEGTVWLDSDRSLPFDLHQYLLRTDDADVGRLLAQLTLLPMAEVREITAEAARAPERRLAQQRLADEVTGFVHGAEAVSQANLAAEALYGSAPLSGEMLGALTGHEPLHATAAPTGGPAAGPMSAIVASSMVARDDLEGPEALVGLLVASGLCSSRADARRQLRQSAVSVNRTRVTRRDVVPEWLIDGRYLLLQRGRRERRLVVVEP